The Prunus persica cultivar Lovell chromosome G7, Prunus_persica_NCBIv2, whole genome shotgun sequence genome has a segment encoding these proteins:
- the LOC18770205 gene encoding CDPK-related kinase 7 has product MGLCHGKPTKNPQAQSQDSTIPSESEPYALNSHSTKSSNFPFYSPSPLPSLFKNSPANSSVSSTPLRIFKRPFPPPSPAKHIRALLARRHGSVKPNEASIPEGSECDVALDKNFGFSKQFVAHYELGDEVGRGHFGYTCSAKAKKGSLKGQDVAVKVIPKSKMTTAIAIEDVRREVKILRALTHKNLVQFYEAYEDDDNVYVVMELCKGGELLDSILSRGGKYSEDDAKAVMVQILSVTAYCHLQGVVHRDLKPENFLFTSSDEKSPLKAIDFGLSDYVKPDERLNDIVGSAYYVAPEVLHRSYGTEADMWSIGVIAYILLCGSRPFWARTESGIFRAVLKADPSFDEAPWPSLSSDARDFVKRLLNKDYRKRLTASQALCHPWLANYHEVKIPMDMIVYKLVKAYICSSALRKSALGTLAKTLSVAQLAYLRDQFTLLGPNKSGFISMQNFKTGVIRNSTDAMKDSRVLDYVNMISSIRYRKLDFEEFCAAAISVHQLEGMESWEQHARRAYELFEKDGNRPIMIEELASELGLSPSVPVHVVLQDWIRHSDGKLSFLGFVRLLHGVSSRTFQKA; this is encoded by the exons ATGGGACTCTGTCATGGAAAACCCACAAAAAACCCACAAGCCCAATCGCAAGATTCCACAATTCCCAGTGAAAGTGAGCCTTATGCACTCAATTCCCACTCCACCAAATCCTCAAACTTTCCCTTTTACAGCCCAAGTCCATTGCCAAGTCTCTTCAAGAACTCCCCTGCCAACTCCAGCGTGAGTTCGACGCCTCTGCGCATTTTTAAGCGACCTTTCCCGCCTCCCTCTCCGGCGAAACACATTCGGGCATTGCTTGCTCGCAGGCATGGCTCTGTTAAGCCCAATGAAGCCTCAATCCCTGAAGGAAGTGAGTGTGACGTTGCCTTGGATAAGAATTTCGGGTTTTCTAAACAGTTTGTAGCTCATTATGAGCTTGGCGATGAAGTGGGGCGTGGGCATTTTGGGTATACTTGCTCTGCCAAGGCCAAGAAGGGGAGCTTGAAGGGCCAGGATGTGGCTGTCAAGGTTATTCCAAAGTCAAAG ATGACAACGGCAATTGCTATAGAGGATGTAAGAAGAGAAGTGAAGATCCTACGGGCACTAACACATAAGAACCTAGTGCAGTTCTATGAAGCCTATGAAGATGATGACAATGTTTATGTGGTGATGGA GTTGTGCAAAGGAGGTGAACTATTGGATAGCATACTTTCAAG GGGTGGCAAATATTCAGAAGATGATGCAAAGGCTGTTATGGTTCAGATTTTAAGTGTAACTGCCTACTGCCATCTCCAAGGAGTGGTTCACCGCGATCTCAAGCCAGAG AATTTCCTTTTCACTTCAAGCGATGAGAAGTCCCCCCTGAAGGCCATTGATTTCGGACTCTCTGACTATGTAAAACCAG ATGAGAGATTGAACGATATTGTAGGAAGTGCATACTATGTAGCTCCTGAAGTTCTACACAGGTCATATGGGACAGAGGCAGACATGTGGAGTATTGGTGTAATTGCTTATATCCTTTTGTGTGGAAGCCGACCCTTTTGGGCCCGGACTGAGTCTGGCATCTTCCGAGCTGTACTAAAGGCTGATCCAAGCTTTGATGAAGCTCCTTGGCCTTCTCTATCATCTGATGCGAGAGATTTTGTAAAGAGACTACTGAACAAGGATTACCGTAAGAGGCTAACCGCGTCTCAGGCTTTGT gTCACCCATGGTTAGCCAACTATCACGAGGTCAAGATACCGATGGATATGATAGTGTACAAACTTGTTAAAGCTTATATATGCTCATCTGCTCTACGAAAATCAGCATTAGGG ACTCTTGCAAAGACATTAAGTGTAGCACAGCTGGCTTATCTCCGGGACCAATTTACACTGTTAGGGCCAAATAAAAGTGGATTCATCTCTATGCAGAACTTCAAGACG GGTGTAATAAGGAACTCAACTGATGCCATGAAAGATTCACGGGTTCTAGATTATGTCAACATG ATCAGCTCTATCCGATATAGAAAGCTGGATTTTGAAGAATTTTGTGCAGCTGCCATAAGTGTGCATCAGCTGGAAGGGATGGAGAGCTGGGAGCAACATGCAAGACGAGCATATGAGCTATTTGAGAAGGATGGAAACAGACCAATTATGATAGAGGAACTTGCCTCG GAATTGGGGCTTAGCCCATCTGTACCAGTTCACGTTGTTCTCCAGGACTGGATTAGACACTCGGATGGAAAACTTAGTTTTCTGGGGTTTGTTAGACTACTACATGGAGTTTCTTCACGCACATTTCAGAAGGCTTAA